Below is a window of Photobacterium atrarenae DNA.
CGATGAGTTCAAATAACAGGAAAACCAGAATGTTGGCAATGACGGCGAAACCGAGCAGGCTAACATTGCCGATTTGCTGCAGATCAGCCCCGACGACACTGAGAAACAGCAGGGCGGGCAGGGTGACGGTAAACACCAGCCGTGAGCCGGACTCGACGAACTTTTCCTCGATCAGGCCGCGGCGGCGTAGAAATACTCCGAGTCCAAGCATGATGAAGATCGGGCCGGTCACGGAGAATGAATAATCAAGCTGGGTCAGAAATTCGTCCATGATTCTGTATCCTTATTGTTTTAACTATTTGTATCACAAATCATTGAATCGCGGTATTTTTCTCTGGAACAATGATCAAGTGTGGCTAGATAACGGTGAATGTCATTTCAATTGGAACGATGATCAAGTAAGGCCTGGCTGGGATCATAGTGCTCGGAAAAATGATCAAGGTTACCTTCGGCGATCTTAATTTTCCGGATTGGATTTCAGCTTGGCTCTTGACGATAGTTGTTGGAACGATGATCAAGTGATCTTTATTGTAAGTGATTGATATATTGTGATAGAGACATTTAGAAATGCCGCTGAGGATTGACTGGTGGTTGGCAGAACACCCCAAAACACCGGGCTTTTTTGTACTGAATCGCAACGGGAATAAATTGAAATGACACTCACCGTAAAGATGACAGGCTTGATCATAGTTCCATCGGCACTTGATCATCGCTCCGTGCTTTCAGATCCAGGCTCTTTGAACCATGACGCGATCCACGAGGGTAGCAGCAAGATCTTGCTATTGTTATTGTGACAGAGCAGAAATTATGTCCAACCCGCAGTGTTTCCCAACGAAAGGATAAACACAGGGGACTGTACTTGGGGAGGGTGGCTGCCTAGTTGTGGTATTCTTCGCCAATAATGGAAATGTAAACCTTACTGAGTTCGATGCGGTATGAATGATAATCACGATCCAACCGTATTTAAGCCGTCTGAATTGATCAAGTTGCCGGAGCAGATGGCGCACCACAACCATGGTTATAACCAGGTGGTGATTGGGTTATCCGGGCAGACAGAGTTTGATATCGAAGGGTACGGGAATCTCGTTTGCCCGGGGCAGGGCTGTCTGGTGACCGCTGAGTCAGAGCATGCTTTTTCCGGGTTGGGCCGGAATGAAATTCTGGTACTCAATATTCCGGTCGACCAGGTGCACCCGAGCTATGCTGGCGATCGGATGATGCGTTTGTTCGAGCAGTCCTCCTATTTTCATCTCGACACTCAGGCCCAGAACCTGATCCAGGCCCTGACGGCGGAAATGGCCGCGCACCCGGATGATTTGCTGCTCAGCAAAGCTTGTACCGATACCCTGATGTGCGTGTTGCAGCGTCACTTTAAGCCGCAGCATGGCGAGCGACAGTTGCAGCGGCTGAACATGGAAATTATCGATCAGTACATCCTTCAGCATCTGACGCGCAAAATCTCTGTAACACAGCTGGCCGGACTGGTTTTTCTCGGCGAGAGCCAGTTTCATTTTTTGTTCAAAGAACAAACAGGAGTGACACCGCACCAGTATGTGCTTAAAAAACGGCTGGAGCTGGCACGGCAGTTGATCGCAGAGACCCAGCTCAGTGTGGCGCAGGTCGCTCAAACATCGGGATTTGCCAGCCAGAGCAGTTTTACCCAGGCCTTTACCCGGCTCTACGGGATGCCGCCGGCCCGGTATCGAAAACTGCATCACTGATGTCATTAACCTATTGAATTTAAAGGCCTGGTTGGGAACGTCCGGGCCTTTTTTATGCGTGGTTTCTGACTGGTTATGAAACTTCCGCCGGATTGGGAGACGATGGATACGCCGGTTTTTGCCCGATAGATACTTGATCATTGTTCCGGAAAACGGCCAAAAATGGAGGGTGTGGGGAAGGGGTTCTTTCCGGCTTGTGTCATGTGATTTTTGCAATAGGCTATATGAAACTGAATTTTTTGCTGTGGTTTTGTGTCAATTTCTGTTAAAAAACGGAGCTTTTATAAAAACTATCGGAGAAAGTAGCAAGACGGCGAGTGCGGCGGAAAAATACAATCCACCTCAATCCTAACACTGGTGTAACATTTATGGGTGAGTCTATCGCCTTTTAAATGGCTTACGCTGGTCTTCAATCAGGTTCTTAATTGAGGGAATGATTATGTTCAATGCGGCAGATGTACTTCAGCCATCTTTTATTGAGCGACCATTGGATGAAATCTGGCAACTGATTTCCCCGCTCTATTCTGTTGATGAGTCTCAATGGCTGGATCAACTCTTGCCGATGGCAGAGCCAACTGAGCAAGAGCGTCAGTTTACTGAGGCTCAGGCAAGCACGCTGATTGAGCGTGTGCGTGCCGATCAGAATGCGATTCAGATGATCGATGCGTTGTTGCTGGAATACAGCCTGGATACCAAAGAAGGTATTTTGCTGATGTGTTTGGCAGAAGCCCTGATGCGTATCCCGGATACTGCCACTGCAGATGCATTGATCCGCGACAAACTCAGCGTCGCCGACTGGAAGTCGCACCTGAAAAGTTCTGATTCGCTGTTTGTCAATGCCTCCACCTGGGGCCTGATGCTGACTGGTAAAGTAGTCACCATGGATGCCAAAGAAGACGGCACGCCAAGCCATGTGATTAACCGACTGGTGAACAAGATG
It encodes the following:
- a CDS encoding AraC family transcriptional regulator, which encodes MNDNHDPTVFKPSELIKLPEQMAHHNHGYNQVVIGLSGQTEFDIEGYGNLVCPGQGCLVTAESEHAFSGLGRNEILVLNIPVDQVHPSYAGDRMMRLFEQSSYFHLDTQAQNLIQALTAEMAAHPDDLLLSKACTDTLMCVLQRHFKPQHGERQLQRLNMEIIDQYILQHLTRKISVTQLAGLVFLGESQFHFLFKEQTGVTPHQYVLKKRLELARQLIAETQLSVAQVAQTSGFASQSSFTQAFTRLYGMPPARYRKLHH